The proteins below come from a single Cystobacter ferrugineus genomic window:
- a CDS encoding DEAD/DEAH box helicase, producing the protein MAPQIALAFTPAVTAHPALGSFHPVVQAWFAERLGEPSRPQVEGWPLIQAWEDVLIAAPTGSGKTLTAFLAALDRLFRLALEGALPDRTQVLYVSPLKALGNDVQKNLLQPLEELLRRAREAGYSPQELRVEVRTGDTSAADRARMVRRPPHILITTPESLYLYLTADRARATLRGVRTVIVDEIHALARDKRGSHFALSLERLKAITEVRPQLIGLSATQKPLEAIAAFLAGERAEACRLVRVGHQRPWDLRVEIPDAELGSLATHEMWGQVYDRLVALAGEHRTTLVFVNTRKLAERVAHDLSERLGTDKVAAHHGSMSREMRLSAEERLKAGQLSVMVATASLELGIDVGNVDLVVQLGSTRSISVLLQRVGRAGHYKGGVSKGVLIAMTRDELMECVALLHAVYEGDLDAVRMPEKPLDVLAQQVVAACACEEWDERALYGLFRRAWPYRDLTWEEYEKVLETLSEGVSLRRGRAGVHLHRDRVNQRLKARRGVRITALTNGGAIPDTFTFNVVAEPEGKTVGTLDEDFAVESSPGDIFLLGTTAWRIQRVMGSSVMVENAHGQPPTVPFWRGEAPGRTDELSVHVGRLREDLLERDDAARFLEKELKLTPPAVDALMAYLRAGLQVLGVVPSHRTIVAERFFDEAGGMQLILHAPFGSRVNRAWGLALRKRFCRTFDFELQAAATEDGLLLSLGEQHSFPLEDIFSFLTPDNVEEVLVQAVLQAPLFGTRFRWNATRALSLSRFSAGKRVAPNLQRARSEDLLAAVFPAQVGCQDNHGGADVELPDHPLVQQTMQDCLREAMDIDGLREVLRGMKEGRIQLVARDVPEPSVFAHQMVNSQPYTFLDDAPAEERRVRNVVLRRTLPAEDSAAFGALDASAIEQVVRDAAPPMRDEDELHDALLQLVLLPEARVPGGFVRSLMAQRRVAWMEVGDARYLVPAERLRALRALFPDVLLQPALEPLPGDKPVERDAAVALVVRGWMELLGPTTAAELGAILSLDESEVNIALHQLEAAGGILRGRFRPDAPPGVVEWCDRRLLQRIHRLTVGRLRKEIEPLSAQDFMRFLFRWHHLEELDALRGSTGLSKAIGLLQGYEAPASAWERFLLPARMKGYLGDLLERACYSGEVAWGRLTQKEARPVPGPRRGAPATPPEPEPTRSRAAAPNRNASLSFVRREDLDWMLSAARPNAVLADGGILVPPDLSGPAKDVVAVLEQRGACFFTDLCSRSRRLPSEVEDALWELVARGLVTADAVQNLRVLQSPVQRKRQKQLQRGGPGRWSLLVPSEPKGEDEVRESLARLFLQRYGIVWRDLVMREALAPSWRELLYVYRRMEARGEIRGGRFVAGFVGEQFALPDAVDVARAVRRQAPSGVRVQLSAVDPLNLTGVVTPGPRVPATVGNVVTYVDGVPQGFDDQGDGDEEAEGEADAGGMASAN; encoded by the coding sequence ATGGCCCCACAGATCGCCCTCGCCTTCACTCCCGCCGTGACCGCGCATCCGGCGCTCGGCTCCTTCCACCCGGTGGTCCAGGCGTGGTTCGCCGAGCGGCTGGGCGAGCCCTCGCGTCCCCAGGTGGAGGGCTGGCCGCTCATCCAGGCCTGGGAGGACGTGCTCATCGCCGCGCCCACCGGTAGCGGCAAGACGCTCACCGCCTTCCTCGCCGCGTTGGATCGGCTCTTCCGCCTGGCCCTGGAGGGGGCGCTGCCGGACCGCACGCAGGTGCTGTACGTGTCGCCCCTCAAGGCGCTGGGCAACGACGTGCAGAAGAACCTGCTCCAGCCGCTGGAGGAGCTGCTGCGGCGCGCGCGGGAAGCGGGCTACTCACCCCAGGAGCTGCGGGTGGAGGTGCGCACCGGGGACACGTCGGCGGCGGATCGCGCGCGCATGGTGCGCCGGCCTCCGCACATCCTCATCACCACGCCCGAGTCGCTCTACCTCTACCTCACGGCGGATCGCGCGCGGGCCACGCTGCGCGGCGTGCGCACCGTCATCGTGGATGAAATCCACGCCCTGGCGCGCGACAAGCGCGGCAGCCACTTCGCCCTGTCGCTCGAGCGGCTCAAGGCCATCACCGAGGTGCGCCCCCAGCTCATCGGCCTGTCGGCGACGCAGAAGCCGCTGGAGGCGATCGCCGCCTTCCTCGCCGGCGAGCGCGCCGAGGCGTGCCGGCTGGTGCGGGTGGGCCACCAGCGGCCGTGGGACTTGCGGGTGGAGATTCCCGACGCGGAGCTGGGCTCACTGGCCACGCACGAGATGTGGGGCCAGGTGTATGACCGGCTGGTGGCGCTGGCGGGCGAGCACCGCACGACGCTCGTCTTCGTGAACACGCGCAAGCTGGCCGAGCGCGTGGCGCATGACCTGTCCGAGCGCTTGGGGACGGACAAGGTGGCGGCGCACCACGGCAGCATGTCGCGGGAGATGCGGCTGTCGGCCGAGGAGCGGCTCAAGGCGGGACAGCTCTCGGTGATGGTGGCCACGGCGTCGCTGGAGCTGGGCATCGACGTGGGCAACGTGGACCTGGTGGTGCAACTGGGCAGCACGCGCTCCATCTCGGTGCTGTTGCAGCGGGTGGGCCGCGCGGGCCACTACAAGGGCGGGGTGTCCAAGGGCGTGCTCATCGCCATGACGCGCGATGAGCTGATGGAGTGCGTGGCGCTGCTGCACGCCGTGTACGAGGGGGACCTGGACGCGGTGCGCATGCCGGAGAAGCCCCTGGACGTGCTGGCGCAGCAGGTGGTGGCGGCGTGCGCGTGCGAGGAGTGGGACGAGCGCGCCCTCTACGGCCTGTTCCGCCGGGCCTGGCCCTATCGCGATCTCACCTGGGAGGAGTACGAGAAGGTGCTGGAGACGCTCTCGGAGGGCGTGTCGCTGCGGCGCGGACGCGCGGGCGTGCACCTGCACCGGGACCGGGTGAACCAGCGGCTCAAGGCGCGCCGGGGCGTGCGCATCACCGCGCTCACCAATGGCGGCGCCATCCCGGACACCTTCACCTTCAACGTGGTGGCCGAGCCCGAGGGCAAGACGGTGGGCACGCTGGACGAGGACTTCGCGGTGGAGTCCTCGCCCGGGGACATCTTCCTCCTGGGCACGACGGCGTGGCGGATTCAACGGGTGATGGGCTCGTCGGTGATGGTGGAGAACGCGCACGGCCAGCCGCCCACGGTGCCCTTCTGGCGGGGCGAGGCCCCGGGCCGCACGGACGAGCTGAGCGTGCACGTGGGCAGGCTGCGCGAGGACTTGCTCGAGCGCGACGACGCGGCGCGCTTCCTGGAGAAGGAGCTGAAGCTGACGCCGCCCGCGGTGGACGCGCTGATGGCGTACCTGCGCGCGGGGCTCCAGGTGCTCGGCGTGGTGCCGAGCCACCGCACCATCGTGGCCGAGCGCTTCTTCGACGAGGCGGGCGGCATGCAGCTCATCCTCCACGCGCCCTTTGGCAGCCGCGTCAACCGGGCGTGGGGGCTCGCGCTGCGCAAGCGCTTCTGCCGCACCTTCGACTTCGAGCTCCAGGCGGCGGCCACCGAGGACGGCCTGCTGCTGTCCCTGGGCGAGCAGCACTCCTTCCCCCTGGAGGACATCTTCTCCTTCCTCACCCCGGACAACGTGGAGGAGGTGCTGGTGCAGGCGGTGCTCCAGGCGCCGCTGTTCGGCACGCGCTTCCGGTGGAACGCGACGCGGGCGCTGTCCCTGTCGCGCTTCTCCGCGGGCAAGCGCGTGGCGCCCAACCTCCAGCGCGCCCGGAGCGAGGACCTGCTCGCGGCGGTGTTCCCCGCGCAGGTGGGGTGCCAGGACAACCACGGCGGCGCGGACGTGGAGCTGCCGGACCATCCGCTCGTGCAGCAGACGATGCAGGACTGCCTGCGCGAGGCCATGGACATCGACGGCCTGCGCGAGGTGCTGCGGGGAATGAAGGAGGGCCGCATCCAGCTCGTCGCCCGGGACGTGCCCGAGCCGAGCGTGTTCGCCCACCAGATGGTGAACAGCCAGCCCTACACCTTCCTGGACGACGCGCCGGCCGAGGAGCGCCGGGTGCGCAACGTGGTGCTGCGCCGCACGCTGCCCGCGGAGGACTCGGCGGCCTTTGGCGCGCTGGACGCGAGCGCCATCGAGCAGGTGGTGCGCGACGCCGCTCCGCCCATGCGCGACGAGGACGAGCTGCACGACGCGCTCCTGCAACTGGTCCTCCTGCCCGAGGCGCGCGTGCCGGGCGGCTTCGTCAGGAGCCTCATGGCGCAGCGGCGGGTGGCGTGGATGGAGGTGGGGGACGCGCGCTACCTCGTGCCCGCCGAGCGGCTGCGCGCCCTGCGCGCCCTGTTCCCCGACGTGCTCCTGCAACCGGCGCTGGAGCCCCTGCCGGGCGACAAGCCGGTGGAGCGCGACGCGGCGGTGGCCCTGGTGGTGCGCGGCTGGATGGAGCTGCTGGGCCCCACGACGGCGGCGGAGCTGGGGGCCATCCTCTCCCTGGACGAGTCCGAGGTGAACATCGCGCTGCACCAGCTCGAGGCCGCGGGAGGCATCCTCCGGGGCCGCTTCCGGCCCGATGCCCCGCCCGGTGTGGTGGAGTGGTGTGACCGGCGCCTGTTGCAGCGCATCCACCGGCTGACGGTGGGACGGCTGCGCAAGGAGATCGAGCCGCTGAGCGCCCAGGACTTCATGCGCTTCCTCTTCCGGTGGCACCACCTGGAGGAACTGGACGCGCTGCGTGGCTCCACGGGCCTGTCCAAGGCCATCGGCCTGTTGCAGGGCTACGAGGCGCCCGCGTCGGCCTGGGAGCGCTTCCTCTTGCCCGCGCGGATGAAGGGCTACCTGGGCGACCTGCTGGAGCGCGCGTGCTACTCGGGCGAGGTGGCCTGGGGCCGGCTCACGCAGAAGGAGGCCAGGCCCGTGCCCGGCCCGCGCCGGGGTGCTCCCGCGACTCCCCCCGAGCCCGAGCCCACGCGCTCCCGAGCGGCGGCGCCCAACCGCAACGCGAGCCTGTCCTTCGTGCGGCGCGAGGACCTGGACTGGATGCTCTCCGCGGCGCGGCCCAACGCGGTGCTGGCGGATGGCGGCATCCTCGTGCCGCCGGACCTGTCGGGACCGGCGAAGGACGTGGTGGCGGTGCTCGAGCAGCGCGGCGCGTGCTTCTTCACGGACCTGTGCTCGCGCTCGCGGCGGCTGCCCTCGGAGGTGGAGGACGCGCTGTGGGAGCTCGTCGCCCGGGGGCTCGTCACGGCGGACGCGGTGCAGAACCTGCGGGTGTTGCAGAGCCCGGTCCAGCGCAAGCGGCAGAAGCAGTTGCAGCGCGGGGGCCCGGGCCGCTGGAGCCTGCTGGTGCCCTCGGAGCCCAAGGGCGAGGACGAGGTGCGCGAGTCGCTCGCGCGGCTCTTCCTCCAGCGCTACGGCATCGTCTGGAGGGACCTGGTGATGCGCGAGGCGCTGGCGCCCTCGTGGCGCGAATTGCTCTACGTGTACCGGCGCATGGAGGCGCGGGGGGAGATTCGCGGAGGCCGCTTCGTGGCGGGCTTCGTGGGGGAGCAGTTCGCCCTGCCCGACGCGGTGGACGTGGCGCGAGCGGTCCGCCGGCAGGCGCCCTCGGGTGTGCGCGTGCAGCTTTCGGCGGTGGATCCGCTCAACCTCACGGGCGTGGTGACACCGGGGCCGCGCGTGCCCGCCACGGTGGGCAACGTCGTCACCTACGTGGACGGCGTGCCCCAGGGCTTCGACGACCAGGGCGACGGGGACGAGGAGGCCGAGGGCGAGGCGGACGCGGGGGGCATGGCGTCGGCGAACTGA
- a CDS encoding PAS domain-containing protein: MVSPSSPYILEALNLDGFLALRQEGEPHLAPEDFLCEYANPAAEALLEEHLPGKRLFATRPELTPAGLAWGQVLTTGAAHTCVLETRRGPVTRQVRARAARVEQGLLAVWLTDVTETERFVRETADFEERMLAFVECMPDPFFALDGECRFFYVNGATERLLGKRRQALMGRTLAQEYVEGPGSRMRAQVRQVLTTSLPVDFEEGFHGRAFQATAVPMDSGVLVYLRDVTDLKRVRERVHG; the protein is encoded by the coding sequence ATGGTCTCTCCGAGCAGCCCCTACATCCTGGAAGCCCTCAACCTGGACGGGTTCCTCGCGCTCCGTCAGGAGGGGGAACCGCACCTGGCTCCCGAGGACTTCCTCTGCGAGTACGCGAACCCGGCGGCCGAGGCGCTCCTGGAAGAGCACCTGCCCGGCAAGCGCCTGTTCGCCACGCGTCCGGAGCTGACCCCGGCGGGGCTGGCCTGGGGGCAGGTGCTGACCACGGGCGCGGCGCACACGTGTGTCCTGGAGACGAGGCGTGGGCCGGTGACACGGCAGGTGCGGGCCCGGGCGGCGCGGGTGGAGCAGGGGCTGCTGGCGGTGTGGCTGACGGACGTGACGGAGACGGAGCGCTTCGTCCGGGAAACGGCCGACTTCGAGGAGCGGATGCTCGCCTTCGTGGAGTGCATGCCGGACCCCTTCTTCGCGCTCGATGGGGAGTGCCGCTTCTTCTACGTCAATGGGGCCACGGAGCGGCTGCTGGGCAAGCGGCGCCAGGCGCTCATGGGGCGCACCCTGGCGCAGGAGTACGTCGAGGGGCCCGGTTCACGGATGCGTGCCCAGGTGCGGCAGGTGCTGACCACGAGCCTTCCCGTGGACTTCGAGGAGGGCTTCCACGGCCGCGCCTTCCAGGCGACGGCGGTGCCCATGGACAGTGGCGTGCTCGTCTATCTGCGCGACGTCACGGACCTGAAGCGGGTACGTGAGCGCGTCCACGGCTGA
- a CDS encoding DUF2378 family protein, which yields MRPSLSPEKRVFAQSVDALFIRALGPHLSREGRRRLKDAGLDLNEPLRPSYTLEQWKAFLRVAAKDVFPGQSEREAWSSLGERYLQGFRLTAQGRASMSLVTRLGPRHTLERVPHNIRAGNNFNEVRVEELGTHAATLWMKDMAADNPYFACGFLAETLRAAGAGDIHVEPVACDGTSATFRLTWTHAATRPVASHSMGL from the coding sequence ATGCGGCCCTCGCTCTCGCCTGAAAAGCGCGTCTTCGCGCAATCCGTGGATGCCCTGTTCATCCGTGCCCTGGGGCCGCATCTGTCGCGGGAGGGGCGGCGCCGGCTCAAGGACGCGGGCCTGGACCTGAACGAGCCCCTGCGGCCGTCGTACACGCTGGAGCAGTGGAAGGCGTTCCTGCGGGTGGCCGCCAAGGACGTCTTCCCGGGGCAGTCCGAGCGCGAGGCCTGGTCCTCCCTGGGCGAGCGCTACCTGCAGGGCTTCCGGCTGACGGCGCAGGGGCGCGCGAGCATGTCGCTCGTCACGCGGCTGGGCCCCCGGCATACGCTCGAGCGCGTGCCGCACAACATCCGGGCCGGCAACAACTTCAACGAGGTCCGCGTCGAGGAGCTGGGCACCCACGCCGCCACGCTGTGGATGAAGGACATGGCCGCGGACAACCCCTACTTCGCCTGTGGCTTCCTCGCGGAGACGCTGCGCGCCGCGGGGGCCGGGGACATCCACGTGGAGCCGGTGGCCTGTGACGGCACGTCCGCCACCTTCCGGCTCACCTGGACGCACGCCGCCACCCGTCCGGTGGCCAGCCACTCGATGGGGCTCTGA
- a CDS encoding aromatic ring-hydroxylating oxygenase subunit alpha, producing the protein MGSSREEARGSAAPSGLVSVVRLPHSWFILCTSSELGHKPLARTLQGTPLVLFRTAEGKPAALADRCPHRNVPLSLGRVVNGQLQCGYHGWRFDASGQCRAVPGLIGEPEARSRCATWHATREQEGFVWVYSTPGVEPTHEPYRFPLLDAPGYSTVRRTLRAGGSLHALLENTLDVPHTSFLHGGLFRTEKQRHEIDVVVRRGAHQVEAEYIGEPRPEGLVGRLLAPGGGVLQHFDRFLMPSIAQVEYRLGEDSHLMVTSAMTPAEDWDTWVYAVVTFRLPLPHWLIKPFITPVALHIFKQDARILERQTETIRRFGSETFASTEVDVLGPSILRLMRQAGREQPPSSLEVQETRLKMQV; encoded by the coding sequence ATGGGTTCTTCTCGTGAGGAAGCGCGGGGTTCGGCCGCGCCATCGGGGCTCGTGTCGGTGGTGCGCCTGCCCCACAGTTGGTTCATCCTCTGCACCTCGAGCGAGCTGGGCCACAAGCCCCTCGCCCGCACGCTGCAGGGCACGCCGCTCGTCCTCTTCCGCACCGCCGAGGGCAAGCCCGCGGCGCTCGCGGACCGGTGTCCCCACCGCAACGTGCCCTTGTCCCTGGGCCGCGTGGTGAACGGCCAGCTCCAGTGCGGCTACCACGGCTGGCGCTTCGATGCCTCGGGCCAGTGCCGCGCCGTCCCCGGTCTCATCGGTGAGCCCGAGGCCAGGAGCCGCTGCGCCACCTGGCACGCCACGCGCGAGCAGGAGGGCTTCGTCTGGGTGTACTCCACCCCCGGCGTCGAGCCCACCCACGAGCCCTACCGCTTCCCCCTGCTGGACGCCCCGGGCTACAGCACCGTGCGCCGGACCCTGCGCGCCGGGGGCTCGCTCCATGCCCTGCTGGAGAACACGCTCGACGTGCCCCACACGTCCTTCCTCCACGGCGGGCTGTTCCGCACCGAGAAGCAACGCCATGAGATCGACGTGGTGGTGCGCCGGGGCGCCCACCAGGTGGAGGCCGAGTACATCGGCGAGCCCCGGCCCGAGGGGCTCGTGGGCCGTCTGCTCGCTCCGGGTGGCGGGGTGTTGCAGCACTTCGACCGCTTCCTCATGCCCTCCATCGCCCAGGTGGAGTACCGCCTGGGGGAAGACAGCCACCTGATGGTCACCTCGGCCATGACGCCCGCCGAGGACTGGGACACCTGGGTGTACGCCGTCGTCACCTTCCGCCTGCCCCTGCCTCACTGGCTCATCAAGCCCTTCATCACCCCCGTCGCCCTCCACATCTTCAAACAGGACGCCCGCATCCTCGAGCGCCAGACGGAGACCATCCGCCGCTTCGGCTCGGAGACCTTCGCCTCCACCGAGGTCGACGTGCTCGGCCCCTCCATCCTCCGCCTCATGCGCCAGGCCGGGCGTGAACAGCCTCCCAGTTCGTTGGAGGTGCAAGAAACCCGGCTGAAAATGCAGGTGTGA
- a CDS encoding erythromycin esterase family protein: MKTTPELIEGVRTAALKLKGEDTDFDALLESIGDARFVLLGEATHGTHEFYQARAVLTRRLIAERGFSAVAVEADWPDALRLNQYVRGEPRDSRVEEALDDFQRFPRWMWRNAEMRAFVEWLRAHNASRPAGERAGLYGLDLYSLHASMREVVRYLEARDPVAAARARERYACFDRFGEDAQSYGHATTYGYADTCEQEVLAQLKELLERRVRDGASEEDANFHAEQNARLARDAEAYYRAMFAGRDESWNLRDTHMADTADALSEYLGRRRGAPARLVIWAHNSHLGDARATQMGEQGELNLGQLLRERHGRKTFNVGFTTYSGTVLAAREWDTPGLRRRVRPALPGSYEALFHQVGLPAFLLRMEDLGEAGSGLRERRLERAIGVIYAPHSERHSHYFLAELPTQFDAVLHYDTTRAVQPLDRDAGHEEEDAADTWPTGM; this comes from the coding sequence ATGAAGACGACGCCCGAACTGATCGAGGGAGTGCGCACCGCGGCCCTGAAGCTCAAGGGCGAGGACACGGACTTCGATGCGCTGCTGGAGAGCATCGGGGACGCGCGCTTCGTGCTGCTGGGCGAGGCCACCCATGGCACGCATGAGTTCTATCAGGCGCGCGCCGTGCTCACCCGCCGGCTCATCGCCGAGCGGGGCTTCAGCGCGGTGGCGGTGGAGGCGGACTGGCCGGACGCGCTGCGGCTCAACCAGTACGTCCGGGGCGAGCCCCGGGACAGCCGGGTGGAAGAGGCCCTGGACGACTTCCAGCGCTTTCCCCGGTGGATGTGGCGCAACGCCGAGATGCGGGCGTTCGTGGAATGGCTGCGCGCGCACAACGCCTCCCGCCCGGCCGGGGAGCGAGCGGGCCTCTACGGGTTGGACCTCTACAGCCTGCACGCCTCCATGCGCGAGGTGGTGCGCTACCTGGAAGCGCGCGACCCCGTGGCGGCCGCGCGCGCACGGGAGCGGTACGCGTGCTTCGACCGCTTCGGCGAGGACGCCCAGTCCTATGGCCACGCCACCACCTATGGCTACGCGGACACCTGCGAACAGGAGGTGCTGGCGCAACTCAAGGAGCTGCTCGAGCGCCGGGTGCGAGACGGGGCGAGTGAGGAAGACGCGAACTTCCACGCGGAGCAGAACGCCCGGCTGGCCCGGGACGCGGAGGCGTACTACCGGGCCATGTTCGCGGGACGGGACGAGTCCTGGAACCTGCGCGACACGCACATGGCGGACACCGCGGATGCCCTGTCCGAGTACCTCGGCCGGCGCCGCGGGGCGCCCGCGCGCCTGGTCATCTGGGCCCACAACTCGCACCTGGGCGATGCCCGCGCCACGCAGATGGGGGAGCAGGGAGAGCTGAACCTGGGCCAGCTCCTGCGCGAGCGGCACGGCCGGAAGACGTTCAACGTGGGCTTCACCACCTACTCGGGCACGGTGCTCGCCGCGCGCGAGTGGGACACGCCGGGCCTCAGGCGGCGGGTGCGGCCCGCGCTTCCGGGCAGCTACGAGGCGCTCTTCCACCAGGTGGGCCTGCCCGCCTTCCTGTTGAGGATGGAGGACCTGGGCGAGGCGGGCTCCGGCCTGCGCGAGCGGCGGCTGGAGCGGGCCATTGGCGTCATCTACGCACCCCATAGCGAACGCCACAGCCATTATTTTCTCGCGGAACTGCCCACGCAGTTCGACGCGGTCCTGCACTACGACACCACGCGTGCCGTGCAGCCGCTCGACCGGGACGCGGGCCACGAGGAGGAGGACGCGGCGGATACCTGGCCCACGGGGATGTAA
- a CDS encoding SAM hydrolase/SAM-dependent halogenase family protein, whose translation MSPPLISLLTDFGLTDTYVGQMKAAILRVAPHARLVDLTHAVPAQDVRAGAFLLWSSVEAFAEGSLHLAVVDPGVGSTRRAVAARSHRGDVLVGPDNGLLVPALALLGGLAEAVELTDPAWWGPRRSRTFHGRDLFAPVVGHLAAGVPLEKLGRRLERLEAPFTFPEPQVEGGGGALVGEVLHVDTYGNLITNLPVARLPARFDVQVGDRLIPDAPHAHYQAVAPGALLSLGGSTGLLEVSVRDGDAARELGVGRGARVRVAARG comes from the coding sequence ATGTCTCCGCCCTTGATCAGCCTGCTCACCGACTTCGGCCTGACGGACACCTACGTGGGCCAGATGAAGGCGGCCATCCTCCGGGTCGCCCCCCACGCGCGCCTCGTGGACCTCACACACGCGGTGCCCGCGCAGGACGTGAGGGCGGGCGCCTTCCTGTTGTGGAGCTCGGTGGAAGCCTTCGCCGAGGGCTCACTGCACCTCGCGGTGGTGGATCCCGGCGTGGGCTCCACGCGGCGGGCCGTGGCCGCGAGAAGCCACCGAGGCGACGTGCTGGTGGGCCCGGACAACGGCCTGCTGGTGCCCGCGCTCGCGCTGCTCGGCGGACTGGCCGAGGCCGTCGAGCTGACCGACCCCGCGTGGTGGGGACCCCGGCGCTCGCGGACCTTCCATGGAAGGGATCTGTTCGCCCCCGTGGTGGGCCACCTCGCGGCGGGCGTGCCGCTCGAGAAGCTCGGCCGACGCCTGGAGCGGCTGGAGGCGCCCTTCACCTTCCCCGAGCCCCAGGTGGAAGGCGGAGGCGGCGCGCTCGTGGGCGAGGTGCTACACGTGGATACCTACGGCAACCTCATCACCAATCTGCCCGTGGCGCGGCTGCCGGCCCGCTTCGACGTCCAGGTCGGCGACCGCCTCATCCCGGACGCGCCCCATGCCCACTATCAGGCCGTCGCTCCCGGGGCGCTCCTGTCCCTGGGAGGCAGCACGGGGTTGTTGGAGGTGTCCGTGCGGGACGGCGACGCGGCGCGGGAGCTCGGCGTGGGCCGGGGCGCCCGGGTGCGCGTCGCCGCGCGCGGATAG